TGATAGTATCTGACACGATTGCTGCAGAAGACAATTAAACAATATCAGAGAGCTAAAAGTCTTCATTCCTGATGATACTACTAGTAATGGATTGATTGGTAGACAGATTGTAAAGGGTGAAGACTAGTTACAGAAATATCTACTCAAAGAGTTTGAATTCACTTATGGATTCACATTGTAAACAGTTTCAAACCAGGGTTGTAGGAGAAAGAACGGGATGCTGGAAGACCATATTAATTAATGGAGTTCACTCATGGCAACTGAAAATGCCTTTTGATAAGTCTTTTGTTTGTAGCTGCGTGTTTTGAACAAAGGCTTAGATAAAAGCATATTTGATATGCAGACAAGTGTTTGAAAAGCGCTCTCGGTAGAAAGGAAATGAAAAAGGAGTGAATGGGGGGAAAAAACTTCAAAGATCTAGATGAAACCgacaatttattttgtttatgtgaaAATCAATGATGAAATGAAACGCAGGCGGAGAGATATATGTTCGGGGGAATTGCAGGATGGATAATATGATACATATACAAGCTTTTAAACTCGTAATAACACACCCAACAGAATCTGAAAGAAGCACATGTGTTATGTGGTCATGTGATATCCACCTACCTCCACAATTGTGGTCTTGGCTGCCTTGCACATGGGCTGGTTGAAGTTTCGTGCCGTTTTCCTGATAAAAAAAGCACATGCTCAGCATTAAAGTCTGTAAAAGTGACTTCAAACATACGAAGCTGAGATGAAATGTTATATATGAAAGCCTAGAGTGTTCTTTCCTTTATTTACAAGGCACTGATGATGAAATATAGTGAAATAAGCCAGAATGACAAGCTATAAAAATCAGTTTGACTATTGTCAAGTCATCATCCATAGCGGTGCCCTCATGCTAaaaaattttaaccaaagcagAACGAACAAGAGTACGTTATTTTTTATGGAAAAGGAAACAGTGCACCCTTGTGGTAAAACAAAATGCTATACAAAACACTGGAAATAAGAACGTTTTCAAGCGCATTATAGCACACAGAGCTATTTTTATAACACAAATtccataatttttatttaatttgtacaaaaatattaagcacctttaactcttttcaacattgatacAACTCGATTCATTTAAATCAACATTGATTtctaaaggaccatgtgacactgaagactggagtaatagctgcagaaaatttagctttaccatgagaaataaattacataaaaaaagttattttaattgtaataatattccacaatattactgtttttcctgtatttttgatcgaataaaattgaggtcaaacgtttacatacaccttgcagaatccgcaaaatgttatttaccaaaatataagagaggtcatacaaaatggatgtttttttttttatttagtactgacctgaataagatatttcgcataaaagattttttttttacatatggtccagaagagaaaataatttataaaaatgacactgttcaaaagtttacatacacatgatttttaatactgtgtttttttttttttttgtttactgatagttgttaaacaatgactgtatgatttttttgatccatcttttcacactgaggacaacggagGGACTGATGCAACTATttaagaaggttcaaacgctcactgatgtttcagaaggaaacacaatgtattaagtaccgaggggtgaaaacattataaaacattacaaagtaagaaaaatgtacacatcttcattttgttcaaaagtttacacccccaggtcttaatgcatcgattttccttctggagcatcagtgagcatttgacccttctgtaatagttgcatatgaatccatCAGTTGatctcagtttgaaaagatggaactcaaaatcatacagtcaatgttagaaagggttcaaacacacaaaaatgctgaaaactgtacaggacaaacaagggactcatgaacaactatcactaaacaacaacaaaaaaactaaacgcTGTGGATCACTGAGGTAACAATCCAGTATTaagaaagtgtatgtaaacttttaaattagttattttttaataaattcaacttttattttcttttgcaGACTTTTACTtctggtaaaacaattaacattttgcagattctgtaaatgCAACCTAGTTAAGTACATGTCCTCTGAATAGTAGTGGATtaaaaagggaatatttaaaaacaccactattatattctattatgtattttagtattatttttaggACATTATTGTCTGTGGGTTGCATAATGAATAAAATGACTGGGTTTGAAATTACATTCATTTATAAAAGATGCCTTGTAtaatatgtttaaaatgtaatctaaaatAAGGTTTATGTCTGTTTTTGTCTCCTTTTTCAAAAAGTGTCTCATGTGGCCTTCCCTTCAGTGAAACAGTCTGTGGGATTGTGCTAAATGAAAACAGATAGGTGATAGAAAATATCTATTTTCAGGTTTGGGCAAAACACCAAACACACCAGTGAACATGTGACACTGTACtagggatggttcgatacgtgtattggtaccgttcggttctcggacaaattccaaatggaagtgatcatccctatcacctttgtgggGGGACTTAGGGCACGTGCAGGTCATAATGTAGTCGTTTGCAATGCACTTGGCGAAGGGGGCGATGTTATTTCCTCATTATCTTCAGCTGGGCTGTTTACGTGACAACACAGCATGGTCTCTGTCAGCAGATGTCGCTGTCTTTTTATTGTTAGCATaactaagcgaatctgcttagtgctgacagacgcgggtgtgttcgacttgaagcgGGGCAGCGCCActtcaagtcgaacacacccgcgtctgtcagcactaagcagattcgcttagtccccctacaaaggtgatagggatgatcacttccatttggcATTCGTCCGAGAACCAAACGGTACcgatacacgtatcgaaccatccctaCACTGTACAGTGAAGGAAAACAACTTCTAGCCTGTCTAAACCGAACAACCTGAGGAGAAAAATAGACACTTGTACCTGAAGATGACATTTCCAGCTTTGTCTGCTTTCCATGCTTTGACCAACGCAAAATCGCCTGTGATGGATTTTTCCATGATGTAGTGCCGGCCATTAAATTCACGCACCTAAAACACGAGAACTTTACATAAATACTATATCTGTCTTTACTGATCAAACTTCAGATATCAGCTGTTTATTGTATCACTCAATAAGACTGAAAGATAAAAGCAGTATCTCTGACCTCTCTGGGTTCACTTGCGATGGCAATGGTGCCGTCCTTGTTGTATTTGATGGGCGAGCCTCCCTCTTGAATGAGTGTGCCATAGCCTGTGGCAGTGAAGAAGGCAGGCACACCTGCGCCTCCGGCCCTGATCCGCTCTGCTAGCGTGCCCTGCCGTTAACACAGAACAATGGGTAAACAAGATCCACCTGATTGGATCTCTTTGGAAGAATGGTGCTATAAAATCTTTAGCATACATATACTTGCCAATAAACTTGCCATTGGGAACAAAGGCAAAGTGTTTAAACTGAAGGTTTGGGTACAGGATGGTCTCACCTGTGGGGTCAATTCCACCTCCAGCTCACCACTGAGATACTGCCTCTCAAACTCCACATTCTCCCCCACATACGACGAGATCATACGCTTGATCTGTTTGGTCTGAAGGAGCAGGCCCAGGCCAAAGTCATCCACTCTgtgtaaataatacagaaaatcaAAAACATACACCTAAATATGTCTTCATGCAATGTATTTTAAACCAAACACATGACTGTAAGATGATCATTCTCCATTGACGACCATTCAAAAGTAACCACGtcagataaatgtgaccctggaccacaaaaccagtcataagggtcaatgttttgAGATTTATTattatctaaataaataagctttctattgatgtatggtctgttaggataggacgatattgggccgagatacaactatttgaatctctggaatctgagggtgcaaaaaaaatctaaatattgagaaaatcgccttaaataTTGTccaataaagttcttagcaatgcagattactaatcaaaaattatgttttgatatatttacagtatgaaatttacaaaatatcttcatgggaacatgatctttacttaatttcctaatgatttctgacataaaagaaaaatcgataattttgacccacacaatgtatttttggctattgctataaatatactcatgctacttaagactgtttttgtggtccagggtcacaaataggaaGAAATGGACTAGATTATAAACTAAGTCACCTTGTGCAAAGACGGTATAATACTTTATACATTTaggaaatattacaatttttaaatgttttaagtttcCTATGCTCACCGCTCACTGAGAGCATTTTGTGCTCTaaatttcagttaaaaaaaacagtaatattataaaacaatattgcgatttaaaatagcttttttctattttaatatattttaaaatataatttattcatgtcatgcaaagctgaattttgaacaGCCATTACTCATTACAGCCATTACAGTTatcagtgtcacacgatcattcagaagtcattctaaaatgctgattagctgctcaggaaacatttctgattatttcataagaacatgatttatttgaaatagatttttcgtaacattttaatatgtttttgtcaattattttaaatttaatgcacccttgctgaataaaagtattcatttatttttgactaaataaataaatacatcttactgaccccaaacttttgaaaactaGGTTTGAACTTAAAGTTGCAATCTTTCAGTTGCAAATCCACATAGTTAGGCACACCACCCTCAGATACTGAAAAACACATTTCCAGAAAACCATTGTCCAATTTAGGCTGAAATACTGATGGAAAAGTACCACTTATTTTCTAAACAGGTCTAAATCCAGTGTCCAATGGGCATTCTCTAACAAACAGGTCATTAAAATTCAAAACACGCAGAGAATACTGAGACAAAGGCCACACAAGTCATTTTTACAGCAAGAAACATGAAAGATTTCACAGATCTGTTGGACCTctttagtttgtgtgtgtgtgtgtgtgtgtgtgtgtgtgtgtgtgtgtgtgtgtgtgtgcggttgCTTGGCACCGTTACAGAAGCAGTGACTCAAGACTGATTTTGTCACTCATTGACTAATGGCATGACTTACTGAGACTTAAAATGCACTGAGGTAGAAAAATGTTGGCAAtcccattttaaaggtagttagtGCAATAGAGCAGAACTGGACATTTTTACACTGTTAAAACGAAAGGTGTTCTGGTGAAACATGAGGGGGAAATGTTTGATGAAGTTAATAAAGACGTTTTAGAAGTTCATGCGTATTTTTAGGTTCATTCAATCAACAGGGAGCACAGCACTCTTCATGTCACGACTCATTCACTGGACCGAGAAAGGTTGCAATTAGACACATACTGTGTCATGCCATGTTCTCATTAACTCTCTTCTAATGTGTCTTCTTCACTTTATCTTCAGCCAGAGAAACGACAAAGGCTTTTTAGTGCTTGAACTTCAGCTGgttttaaaagaaagaataaaggaaatcGTTATCTAGGTCATATGTGCTTAGAATTAACTGAGGTAACACCTTAATTTCTGAATTTTATTAAAAGCACAGGAACATAACTAGTGCAAGTTAATATTGAGTCAGACAATATTGCCAGTTATTTAATCTATTTTTGCTCTTCCAGCTCTTCCCTCAAGAAAAAGTGAAGTTAAAGCAAAATCAGTGTAGTTATTggtgctgttttgttttttgaatgaatcagttatTTTGAGCAAATGTTTAATTGAATGATTCACTCAGAAAGACAGACTATGTATAAAATCAGCCCTTACACACGTATACTGTGAACTATTTGAGAGTATAACAATTTGTAGTGGTGTCCGAAACCAAATTTGAGTCATTCAGTCCCATTATGCACCAATTTAATAACTGATGGACATTCATAAGCTAGCTGTTAATTCACATGCACCGTGAGGGTGGCACCCAGAATTCCCAGTATTCGCCAGCAGATGGCATCCATAGCACTTGTGCCGCACTCAGCGTCCAAATTCGCTCACTCATTtttattcactccttcaagtaCGCTAGGTCTGTGTCCGAAAGCTGAAGTTCCAAGGAACGCGTCAAGGCACATCTAAATCCAATGTCAGCTTCACTTCCTGTCTCTTGAGATACCTTCATCTGACCAATTTTTGAAAGCAGCATAAACGTATCCTTCGCTGCCTTTGATATCCCACAAACCTGTGCTTTCGATTCTGTGATAGttaagctataaaaataaagatGGCATGTTGTGTTTAGTGGTCAGTTTGTTTGTAAATGTTTGTTTCTAATTAACATATTGCACTTTTTATGTTACTGCTAGGGAGAAATCAGCACTACAGAAATTAAATATTCACTTAGTTTTCACCAAAGtttgttatattttgttttagGTCGTTAAACTGTTACACTGCCTCAGAAGCATCTCTGAAATCAGTTTTGTGTGCGAACGCTGCCTGCAAAGTCATTGCCTGATAAGCCTTTAGACGCAGCCTATATCAGTGGAGTAACAGAAATGCAACAGTCACATGCTTTGATCctgaatcagttgaatgaatcaTTCAATGACTTATAACCAGAATCACTTTTCCATAGAAGCCTGTCTCTGCCACtaaattttaaaagtgaaaaaatgtaattgtgactttttatctcacaattctgactttttttacttgcaactgcaagtttatatctcacaaatctgaaaaaaaagtcagatttgagagATCATATACACAACTCAATTGtaaacaattgcgagtttatctctgagaaaaaaatccaaattgtgagaaaaaaagtcataattgcatgacacaaattcgcaattgcgagaaaaaggttattgcgagtttatatcatgcaattcagactttacaacTTACAAGTTCATACTctcaatcctgagaaaaaaagcctgaattgtgagtttatatcatgcagctATGACgttataactggcaattgcgggtttatatatcacaatattgggaaaaaagtccaaattatatGTCATGACTGTCAGAATTGTgggaataaacttttttttttattcagttgcatAAATGGGATTCCATACTTCCATTCATCACCTATACAATGTAACCTGCAGAAAAAGTAACCCCACCACTAATACACCGACTGACAGTCTGGATCATGCAAGCACAGACAAGTGAAGTGATTCAGACTTTATTGAAAAGTCCCAGTGCTGTAGGATCTTAAAATCAACACTCTTGAAATACTTTGCGGCCAATCAGATTCACGGCACGTAATCAACTTTTGTATAATTATCCATATACTACTGCTGCAGGGCTACAGCAGCTCTTTCCACTTCAACAATAGTCTGTAACCAGATAATACACATTCGCCAATACCTACTTCCGAACAAGTCAGTACACCATTTCTAAGTAATGAGCAGTACGTTTAAAGTATTAGCAGGGGTTGTTGATGGAAAAAAGTTGCATAGAAACAGCGTCCTTCTGTGCGAGCAAAGCGTGCTAATGCCAAGCACTGCTGTGACGCTGGTTTCACATTACAATCTCACTGAGCAGTGTCTCTGTGGTAGACCAAAAGATTTTCACCACAGAGATTCAGAACTCGCAGAACAAGGTTTGAGACAACAAACAATGTTGTCAAGAGCAGCAAAATTCAAAGAGTCAGACAGGAAGGAAACAAACTTCAAGAAGGGAGTTgagaaatttatatttaaaacaggTCAAAACTTCCCTTGAGGTTTTCCAAAAACTAACTTTGGAAAAAAGCCAGATCTATTGAGCTAAAAAGGGTACttgtatatagtgtgtgtgtataGTCTTATTTAAACCTGACTAGAATGATTAGAATGAACTTTATCACTTTCTTCAACCATCTTCAGCTGCAACCCACACTGGCTTCGCTCTCTGGTCACGATAGAAATAGAAAAAGACCCAAAATAACATAACCGGACCACTTTCAGAACTGACACAAAGATATAGTCATAGACAACCAACCTGGGAAAATGCCAGAACAGAGAGGCCTATACATAGTGTCAAGTCACATGTTTAGAGCAGCTGCAACATAGCAGCAATAAACCAAACGCCAATGTGCAACAAGAAACAGCCTGTACAACTAACTgttaaaattcaaatttaaaaaaatgttttactccTTCTTAGAAGGAAGTTTGATTATTAATTTCCTTGTGTTGACTCTTCTGCATTTGCCAGTATGCCTAGACCCTACTTGACAGATTAATCTTGTTTATCCTGTCTGAGAAAAGGGTGGTATAATTCTTCACACTGGTAATCTCTTTCTATTTGTGATCTGTTGTGCACACATTCTCATCATCGTTTAAAGGAGAAATTCTTGTAGCGACATCTAGAGAACATTTAAGGTTATGGAGTTGAGAcctaagatgtttacatagagcAGGGGTGTGCAAACTCAGTTcgggagggccagtgtcctgcagagtttagctctaacttgcctcaacacacctgccggaAAGTTTCTAACACGCCTAGTTAGAGCTTGATTAGCTAGTTCAGGTTTGTCTAACTGGGGTTGGAGATAAACTGACTGCAGTTGTTATTTTGCAATCTCTTTTTACATCTCAACTCACAGAACCAATACAATATAAAAAGCCCTAACTAACAAAAAATAATCGTCATTTTTATCCTTCCATTCAAATATTGTGCTGCTAACATCATTATTAGCTTTAAATTGTCAATGCTGGGAAATGACCATAGTAGAAGTTTCACGTCGGGTGGTTCTTGGTCTCCACATCATGCATTAAAATCATTTCAGAATTTTCATCACAGCTAGCCTGCAATATACCTTACATATAAGCTGTTTCTGTTGTTTGCATGTGTCACAAAGTACAGAAGGTCAGTGTTAGGCCTACTAGTGGAGTAATAAAGAGTAAGTGCTCGAATTCAGAGTAATCGCAGTTTTTGGCTGGGTTTAAGCTGTTCTTTACGTCTAAAAAGGCTTACCCTGCATTATTGCTGACAGCAGTCAGGCTCTTAACTcctgtcttcagcaaactgttgaTCAGATTTTCTGGAATACCGCACAGGCCAAAGCCTGTGAATGAGAGGAAAGGAtattaaagaatttaaaaaatgactgacattctcataaaagacatttacatatagtccacaagagaaaataatattgaagttataaaaataaccccgtttcaaaagtttaaagacacttgattcttattactgtgttgttacctgagtgatccacagctgctttttttttttaagtgatagctgtccatgagtcctgaacagttaaactgcctctgtttttcagaaaaatctttcaggtcccacaaattctttggtttttcagcaattttgtgtatttgaacctattccaacaatgactataggattttgagacccatcttttcacaccgaggacaacagagggacacatatgcaactataacagaaggttcaacactcactgatgcttcagatggaaacacaatgcattaagggtgGGTTGacaaatttttgaatttgaagatcagcgtaaatttaactgtttttgtcttctgggaaacatgcaagtattttctgtagcttctgattttttcttatttggcctaaatatatatttttttcatttagtactgcccctaactgaaaaaatatatatatatatttaggcaaaataagaaaaatgtacacatctttattctgttcaaaagtttacacccatcccatggctcttaatgcaccatgtttccatctgaagcatctgtgagcatttgaaccttctgtaatagttacatatgtgtccctcagttggccTCGGTGTAAAAAGTTGCATCTCaaaaccaataaaaaaataacatgcattttgtacgatccctcttattttggtaaaataattaacatttttgcagattctgaatgtaaacttttgacatcgttttcaaaagcctatgttttcacagtccacactagaacacaaaaaaactaattttcaaaTTCATCTACTTTGGATAAAAATGGCCAAAATtgagagaaaaagatgcgtttcgaacaaaaatgtattagtgTGGACAAGGCCTATGTCTCCCTCCTTTAACACACatgattcaactcatcagctcattagtagagactgaaAGACTTGAATTGGATCTGACCGACCTATAAGGGAGACGTACAAAATGTGCAGTGGTTAAGGGTCCCCAGGACAGGTTTGAGAATCACTGGTCTAAGTAATAAGCAGACAGTTACTCATAAAGGATGAGTTGATGATAAATCATAACGTTACCTCCCACAAGAATAGTAGCTCCATTAGGAATATCTTTGACTGCGTCTAGCGGGTTGGAATAAAAATGACCAGACCGTTGACTTGAAGTGGAAAAGTAACAGCCACATGTCTGCCAACAACAAACATTAACCAGAATGAATGCAGTAGattgaacaaacaaaaacaaacactaaaGGCAATAACTTTAAAGCATAGAAATTACAGCCAATAAACCTGTACCACAATGAAAACCTTCCAGCTTCCTGTCAATCTCCTACCTAATTTTCCATGGAATAAAATCAAGTGTTTGTACAATTACGTAGCAGTTTGATGAATACAGCCTAGTGGAATACAAATACTATAAAGATCAGTGGCTGACATTTCCATTCACAAGTACTGCGTCTCTTAGGATGTTAACCATTTACAGTGGAATTATGCATagaaaattgaattaaaataaatgtcaaataaGATCCATGTCCTTGGTCAACTACAACAGTTTGACATTTTCCCAAGCTGACATGCACATGCTAAATAAACCCTGGGAGTCCAGACAAGACGTCCATTTCATCTATATCTTTATTTGTTGACACAACAGTGCATTTGACTTCACAAATGCTCCACCTAAGGACGAGGAAGCAAATGAACAGTAAATAATTCATTTGTTTCGGTTCGGTTTGTATATATGGAAGTCTTTAGTATTACCaaataataaaaagacaaacaTACTGAGTTATAGTAATGATCCAAAGACCATAATATATAAACCATGTATGGGCATCATCACTGTTATTCCCTCAATCATTCTTATGCTCTGACTGCATTCAGAACAACTGGCATACAGAAGAACTGGATAACCTCACAGCCACATGACACATAGCATGAGACTCCGTCATAACTATATGACTTTAAAATCCAGGCTTAGCGGTCAGGGTTTAGAGAATTCCTATCCTTGTTCTGAGAACTAGTTATTATAGCAGTCTAATTCACATGTTGTATGATCGGTATAATAAGCCAAAACTGGTGGGTGGAACAAAAAAGGAGGCGTGTGAGTAGGAGAGAGTAGAGTTGGGTTACTGTTGGTCAAAGAATATTGTTGGCAAGGCTATCAAGTTAGAATCCTAATTTTGAAAACGAGCATTTTCATGGAAGTTATTGATCAAATATTAAGAGGTTTACGCCTTATGATAGAACTGCTTAGTGACCATGTGTTTCTAGGTCAACACTAAAACAAATAGGCCTATATGAAAATATGTGACTCTGAAAATCAAGGTCAAATATATGATGATAGTCTTTAAATGGTTTGCTGGAAAAAAACACAATGCAGTACAAAATGATTAGTTGTATTAGTCTCTGAGATATATACAATTACACAAGCTTTTCATTCAAATAGACATATAAGCATTGAAACATCTTTATTTTACACTCATGCACACACATCATATACATGACTATTTATAGCCTTCTATTCTAACACGGTCTGCATGTCCATCATCGCCATGCAATAGAAAGTGGGGGCAAAAGAGAATCACCAACCGGTTTAACATCATGCAAAAATTCGGATGCACCGTCTTTTTGTTTGTAAACACTGACCTTGGCAACGGAGAACCGCGAGATGTTCGTCTTGATCGTCGCTGTCACGTTCCTGATGATCACGTTCTCCACTCTGGACAGAGCTTTGAGACTCGCCATGTCTGTAAATTAAAGGCCTAATATTGTGTATAGTGAATGATGGTGACAGTATGCCCTCGTTGATCTCAGAGAGGCGGGATGAAGTAAGCGAAGGAGTGTTGGGGGCTCGATTTGCTTATTTGCATTTAACCCTCTCAGCGCCATCTAGAAACTTCCGATTCATTCTAATGAGCCGGATCTTTTTTAATTTGTCGGTTGTTCACTATCTCAGTCTGAACGATTCGTTCACGAATCGTAATGAATCTTTCAGAGAGGTACAACGCAGGTGAATCACTTAGAACCGATGAATCGTTCTTTGAGGTGATTCTTTAAAATGAACTGTTCGAAAGAATCGGTTCGCGGAAATGAATCGGACTCCCATTCATCACTCCTGCTAATATTACAATCCACAGTTCTCAAACACACAGTATTATGGGGGTAATTTGGCTAAGGGCGGACAAGTAAACTATCACTTTGGTGAAAGCGCCAGGCGTGAAGTTTATGAATGAAATGAAAGAACAAAACAGCCCTGTAATCCTCTGCACGTGAGTAATCGCGCGCTCATCACGTGACTGTCGTTTGCAGTCATGGCCGACGACTACAGACGAAGCGTCGAGCTGGAGAGGAGGATTTTTGAGTTAGATAACAAGTGTGCCACTCTTCGGACGGAGAAACCAGGTAACTGGGAATCATGTCATCAGTTGCGCAAAACCAGCCTCGCGTTGTTATAGAAAATACACGTTCATTGGCAGAATCAGCCCGGTGTTGTCATCGCTAGCTAGTTAGCTTAGCCGCTCTGCGTTAGCATTCCTGCGAATCACAACAAACATTTTCCTGTCCTGCTATCACCCCGTTTATACGGCAAATGTTTGACTAACTAGTTTACACGAACACGATAGTACTTATACTAAACCGCAAGCCGACGTAAAAGGTAAAGCATCATTATTGCGTtctgtatttttttacattttttggcaAGCTAGTTAGGTACAGTTTGCATAAACTGAGGAGTGAAGTCGCATGTGGTCAAGCAATGATACAGATCACAACGCACTTATAATATCAAACACAACATGCGTAGTTATAGTTATTCTGCAATGTTATGATACGACctcaaattaaataaacatttaacagACTGTCAAAACCTTTTAGC
Above is a genomic segment from Garra rufa chromosome 15, GarRuf1.0, whole genome shotgun sequence containing:
- the LOC141287679 gene encoding succinyl-CoA:3-ketoacid coenzyme A transferase 1, mitochondrial-like; this translates as MASLKALSRVENVIIRNVTATIKTNISRFSVAKTCGCYFSTSSQRSGHFYSNPLDAVKDIPNGATILVGGFGLCGIPENLINSLLKTGVKSLTAVSNNAGVDDFGLGLLLQTKQIKRMISSYVGENVEFERQYLSGELEVELTPQGTLAERIRAGGAGVPAFFTATGYGTLIQEGGSPIKYNKDGTIAIASEPREVREFNGRHYIMEKSITGDFALVKAWKADKAGNVIFRKTARNFNQPMCKAAKTTIVEDVERDTLTVVTLHHESDGFRDGGDGGKGLAIECVDCNKIGEGEEGNMILTSK